In Gemmatimonadaceae bacterium, the genomic window GCCACAGGGCGCGCACTGGTCGCCAGCGCGCTGCAGCGCGGCTGGCGCGTGCAGGCGTTTGTGCGCGAGGCGGCGCGCCTTCCACCCGACCTGGCCGCGCGTTGTTCGGTGGTCACCGGCGATGTGATGATTCCAGGAAGCACGCATCGTGCGGTACAGGGCGCAGATGCGGTCATCGTGGCGCTTGGTACGATGCCGGATGCCAGGAGCGATGCTGCGCGCCGCCAGCCGACGATTCCCGTGTGCTCGACAGGCACTCGCCTCATCGCGGAGACCATGCGCGAATGTGCCGTTCGACGACTGATCGTCATTTCCGCCACCTCCGTTGGCGAAAGTCGGCAGACGGGATCGTTCGGGGTCGGCTGGGCCGTACGGCGGGTGCTCCGCGATGTCATGAACGACAAGGAACCGCAGGACGCGATCATTCGCGCAAGCGACACCGATTGGACCATTGTGCGACCAGTCAGGCTCACGAACGGGGCCGCGACCGGAAAAGTTCGTGCGGCCGTCGGATTGCCGTGGCACTGGTGGTCCCGCATTTCCCGGGCCGATGTCGCGGAGTTCGCGCTCGATTGCGTGACCAGCGCAGACGCAGTTGGACGCGCGATTTCGGTGTCAGGTTGACCCGGGCGAGGAGAACGCCAGGGCCATGTGTCCCGTCCTGAGCATGGTCTCCTCGCCACGCCGCCCGGGAGGGGACAAGCGACATGGACCGCGTGCAGCATCGCCACCGCGCGGGGGTGAAGCAGCGGCTGGTCGGCACGATCGAGTACGGGCATGTCTTGCGTCAGGAGGCGACGCAGCGCGTGGACGAGCGTGACGGAACTGCAGCAAGGGCTGGACGCATTCGTCGACTCTGCAGCAATCCGGGTCAAGTGGCTTCGCGCGCTGCCAACGTGGCACTGGATCCTGTGCCCGCAGCGACCTGTGCCAAGAACGGAGCCACCTGCGAGGCCGACAGGCGCGTGACCGCGAAATGAGGCGCTGCGAACTCAGCGAGATGTCTGAGCATCGGCGGCAGTTCGTCGACGGGGAAGCGCCAGATCCAACGAATGAAACTCGGCTCTGGCCACTGTTCACGGCAGCCTGCAGCAAGATCCGGCCGCGATTGGCCTCGCGTCCTCATCCCGCGACGCACGACCCGGTAAATGCACTGGACCCGCGGTACGTCGAGCAAGATCACGTGATCGGTGCGCGCCAAACGCAGCGGCAGGGTCGCTGCGTAGTTGCCGTCCATTATCCACGCATCCTGCTCCGCCAGCGCTCGAACACGCTCGGCCCATTCCAGTCGCGGCGAAGGCTGCCAACCCGGCTGCCAGAAGAAGGCGTCGAGATGGACGACCGGCACGCCGACGATTTGCGCAAGTTTCGTGGCGAGCGTGGACTTGCCGGATCCCGCATTGCCGAGAACTATGACACGCTGCATCTCTGCACGCCTCCTGGCGACACGCGAAAGCCGCCAGCCACATGACGAACCGGGGTCCTGCTGCATTGCGGCCCGCTGATCGTACTCCTGCTCACGATACCGTGGGCGCATTGGCTGCAAGAATCTGGGTTAGACCGCCTGCAGCGCACTCTCGAACCTGAGATGACCGTAGTGCCAGAAGCACAACGTCCACCCGGCGCTCGGCGCCCAGACGGTGACATCGTCCGACGCGTCACGGCAGAATGAATCCCATGCATGAGTGAACAGCTCCCAGTCGGTGGCTACCGCTGACGAGACATCCCACGACACGAGCACCAGCGCTCCGTCACGGATGGGAAGTCCGAGTAACCATGGCTTGACACGTGCCCGGTCGTGAGCGGCATCGAAAGTCACAGCACCTCGTGACGAAACCGGGGCTCTCGGATGACGAAGGCGCGCTTCGCGTGCCACTTCCGCCGCTGCCGAGGGACCAAGCGGGCGTACCCGCGCGCCCCGTTGTCAGCGGCCACGGGCGGGCGGGCCCAGTCGCCAGAGCGTCCGCAGGAATTGCACCTGCGCCGCCAGCCCGGTCCGGCGCAACGCCGGGTCGGGATCGTACTCGGACATTTGATTGGACAGATTGCGCGTGAGCAGATGCCCCACCCCGGGGTAGATCTGCAGGGCGCATCGACCACCGGCGGCGCGCTGCGTGGTGCAGAACCGACGGACCGCGCCCGCTGGTGTCAACGAATCTTGCTCCCCGTGGACGATCAGCGTCGGGACGCCGCGCCCCCGCTGCTGCGCGACCGGCGAATAGTCCGCAACGACGCCGCGCCCGCGCAGCAACCGCACGAAGTAGGGGTCCCGTGCGAGATCCAGCGCGGGCGAGAGCAGCACCATGGCGTCCGGTCCGCCCTGCGGTGCCCGGCCCGGCGCATCCGCGCAGCCGCGCGTTCCGAGTAGCCCCACCAGTTGGCCGCCGGCCGAGACGCCATACCCCGCCACCCGCGTGGGATCGAGACCGAGGGGGCGCGCCGAGTCGCGCGCCCACCGAAACGCCGCACACGCATCGTCGCGCTGGTCGCGCGGCGTCAGCGTATCGTTCGCCAATCGGTACTCGATCGCGATCGCGACCATCCCGCTCGCGGCAAACTGACGCGCGGCGTCGAACACCCAGTCCGGGGCGCCCTCCGTCCAGCCTCCGCCATGAAACAGGAGCACCGCCGGCCGCGACGGCGCGCGGCGCGCGGGCGAGAACACATAGGCGTGCAACGCCGTGTCGGCCGTGCGACGGTACGTGTGGGGCGTCGGTTCGCCGTCGGGCGGCGCGCCCTGCGCCGCGACGCCCGTCACGCGCGTGAGCAGCGCGATCGCGCCGATACCCCGGAGGAGACAGCGCCATCGACGTTTCATACCGAACCTCTCGAGAGTCTGCCCCGTGCTGCCGCCTGCCTAGGCAGGGTGCTGCTGCGGCTGTGGCCGAACACTGGCCCGCCTGATCACAATAGCCCGGCCGCAGCGTCAGCAGCAACCCGCGGTTTAGCCGGCCCGTTGCTTCGTGCAGCCACGCGTACACGCCATTGCCGAGGAGGGCAGATAGCCGCCATTCGCATCCTCACTTACGGCACGCTTCCCTCGCAACGTAGTCCGCGATAGCCCCCGTAACGATCGGCGCCATCGCGGCGTCCGGCGTGCTCGCGTTCATCTGCTCGCGCGTGTCGCCCGTACCGAGATATCGCACCGTTTGGGCGGCACAATCAACTTCTCGGCGAGAGAACGATGTGCCGCTGCTACCCACACGCTTGGTCAGGATGGTCGGCCGTTCCGGAGTGCCGCCCTTCTCAAGAACGAAGTACTCGGCCTTCGCATCTGACGGAACGCGGAGGGGCGTCCCTTCCTCCTTGGGCGCCGAGGAACATGCGGCAAGGGCCGAAATGGCCACGCCGATTCGAGCAACCCTTCGAACGTGCACCACTGCGGGCTCCTTCAAAGGTTTGGCCAATTTGCACATGACGCGTTCTGCTTGACGAACATGGTTCTGCTGCAAAGTGGCCTCGAGAACTTTATCCTGCGCACCACATTCTGGCCACTTTGGCAGCAGCAACCGGCGTTAGACGGCCCGTCGCTTCCGCGACGACGGCCGCTCCGCCGCACCGACCTGCTCGACATAACTCCGCAGCACGGCGTTGATCCGGGTCTGATACTTCGGCCCCGTCTCCCGGAACCACGCGATCACGTCTTCATCCAAGCGAATTGAAATCGCCTGTTTCGTCACGGGCGTCACGACGCGGGCCCCCTGCCAGAAATCGTCCGGCAGGGCGCGAAGCTCGGGCGGTGCGGTGCGCGCAATCTCCGCGTCGGAGGTCCGGCGCAGTCGCGCGAGGTCAGCGCGCCCCTTCGACGGCGTCTTCGTCGTCGTCGCGCGGCGGACTGGCTTCGCGGATGGCTTCGGCATAGCGGCGGCGCTCCTTGCGGTGGCTGAGCCGGGCGCTGATGATGCGGCGCACAATTGCGCCGTCAGCAGCGATCCGGTCGGTGAAGACCACGGTGAGTGGGATCGCATCGGCCACCCCGAGCGCCACAACGCGGCGCTCGCCGTAATCCCGGCGCGTGTCATCGAACTCGACATAGGTCGCCGCGAAGATCTGGCTGGCGAATTCGAAGTCGAATCCGCGCTGGGCCAGGTTCCGATCGCTCTTCGCGGCATCCCAGTCGAAGGTCACCGCGGAAAACTACGCCTGTATATACACGGACGCAAGAGTGCAGGGCCGACTCACTATCATGGTACTGCTGCGAAGCGGCCAACCGACCGCTGTCCTGATCACAATACTCTGGTCGCTTCGTCATCAGCAACCGGCGTTAGGCCGCGCTCGCGCGCAAGGTCGACAGACACCGGCGCTTTGGAAACCCGCATTCAAGAAGGCTGCCAATCACGCGATATGTAGCGATGAGTGGCACGCCGTCCGCACCCTTGCCCCGCCACCGCCGTCGATCCTGCGCGCCGAACGTCGGTGCTCGAGTCTGCTCCCGACGGAGCCTAGCGCGACGAACCGAGCGTGAACTCGTTCGACGCGACCGTCGGGATCCTGCCGCTGACGCCGTGCCAGACATAGCCGGCTTGGTAGCGGAGCGGCACGTCAAGTGAGGCGGCGTCCCAGCGCGGGGCGCCTGGCCCAGCGAGCGCCGCCGCCACCTGGATTTCGGCATCCCGTATCTCGCCCGGAAGAATGTCTCGGAGTGAGGCGCCTCCCGTCGCACAGACGGGCATCCATGCCGAGCGCCACGTCCCGCCCGATCGCGATTCGATGTACGAGGCGCACGGCTCTACGCTCACCGACGTCGCGCCTGTGTTTTCAAAGCGCAACGGCAGCGTGAACCGCACCCAAGTCACACTGCCGGCCGCCGTGACGACCGGGTCCACCGACGCGGCGCGCACGGTCACGGTGACGGTGACGGCAGCAGGGGCCGGCGGCGCGACCGCGTTCGTGCAGGCTCCGAGCGCGGATAAGGTGCCGGACAACAACAGGATCTGACGACGCTGGCGCATGCATCACCTCACCGTAAGAGTGGGGACCGCTCGTGGAGCACATCGTGCGGCCTAACGACACAAGGTCTGCTGCAATGCGGCCGCCTGATGCCGCTCCTGATCACGATACTTCGGCCGCATTGTCAGCAGCAACTGGCGTTGGTGCGGACAACGAAACTCAGTGATCCGCGGGACGAGAATACCGATCGCATTCTGACCCATCGGCGTTGAGGGCGACGATGCTCGTCCATTGGGTCCGCGGTGGAAGCGGAAAGAAGAAGAACCGGAATTCTGGGTGACCCGATTCGATCAGTATCGCCTTACCCGTCGCTTGTCTCGCTAGCTCGACACATACAGAGGCGACCGAGCAGGAGACGACGCCGTTTATATAGCCAAGGCCGTTGTCTTTGCGAAAGCTCCACCAAGGCGAGCGGCCTTGCTGCGACCATCCCGTACTCCCTATTGGGCCAAGTACGCGCGATCCCAGGTTCGCGAAAGGCAAAGCTCCAGAACCGCCGCTACCGCTCCCGCCGTCTGGCCCACTCAACGCGACCCAATCATGGACCATATCGCCTCGAACTTCCCCATGATAAGCCCATCGGTATCCAAGAAACTCCCCCGAAGCACGCAACGGCAAATCGGGTTCAGCAGGGCGACGATTCATTTGATCCGCACGGCGATGGTGTAGGTCCGCCTAACGATCCTGGTTCTGCTGCAAAGTGGCCTCTAGAACCTTATCCTGCGCACCAAACTCTGGCCACTTTGGCAGCAGCAACCGGCGTTAGGAGGCAGCTCCGGAATATGCCGGGCTTGACATATGTCACTCCTGACATAGTATACCTGCATTGCTGCGAGCGACCGCCCGTTGATCTGGCTGCACGGAACCGTGAAGACGCCGCCATTCAGTGCCGCGGCGCGGCTCGAGGCTGGTGTGTTGCTTCGGAGGCTGCAGCGTGGCGACAAGCTGAGTCTGCCGCAGGCGCGCCCGATGCCGGCGATTGGCGCGCGGTGTGGCGAGCTGCGGATTCCCGACGCCGACGCGACCTGGCGCATCTTGTACCGACTTGACCCGGATGCTGTCATCATTCTGGCGGTGTTCGCGAAGAAGACGCAAGCCACCCCGAAAGCCATTCTGGAGACGTGCGCGGCACGCCTCAAGTTGTATGACCGAAACGCTCGTGGGGGAACGTGACGATGCGGAAAGCAAAGCAGGCGGCACTTGAGTCCCAGGGCTGGCGCGTCGGGTCGGCAGCGGAGTTCTTGGAGTTGACGCCGGAGGAAGCCGCGGTGGTCGAACTGAAGCTCCGCCTCAGTGATGCCCTGCGGGCCCGGCGAACTCGCATGCGTTTGTCTCAGGACGCCGTGGCCTCGCGCCTCCGATCGAGCCAGTCGCGCGTCGCCAAAATGGAGGCCGGAGATGCATCGGTCTCGCTCGATCTACTGGTGCGTGCGCTGGTCGGCTTGGGCGCGACACCGAACGACATTGCCAAGGCGATGCAAACACCGAAACGACGCGCTGCCGCCTAACGAAGCGGGGTTCTGCTGCAAAGCGACCGCACGATCCT contains:
- a CDS encoding type II toxin-antitoxin system RelE/ParE family toxin, which produces MAASDRPLIWLHGTVKTPPFSAAARLEAGVLLRRLQRGDKLSLPQARPMPAIGARCGELRIPDADATWRILYRLDPDAVIILAVFAKKTQATPKAILETCAARLKLYDRNARGGT
- a CDS encoding BrnT family toxin produces the protein MTFDWDAAKSDRNLAQRGFDFEFASQIFAATYVEFDDTRRDYGERRVVALGVADAIPLTVVFTDRIAADGAIVRRIISARLSHRKERRRYAEAIREASPPRDDDEDAVEGAR
- a CDS encoding alpha/beta hydrolase gives rise to the protein MTGVAAQGAPPDGEPTPHTYRRTADTALHAYVFSPARRAPSRPAVLLFHGGGWTEGAPDWVFDAARQFAASGMVAIAIEYRLANDTLTPRDQRDDACAAFRWARDSARPLGLDPTRVAGYGVSAGGQLVGLLGTRGCADAPGRAPQGGPDAMVLLSPALDLARDPYFVRLLRGRGVVADYSPVAQQRGRGVPTLIVHGEQDSLTPAGAVRRFCTTQRAAGGRCALQIYPGVGHLLTRNLSNQMSEYDPDPALRRTGLAAQVQFLRTLWRLGPPARGR
- a CDS encoding BrnA antitoxin family protein, whose amino-acid sequence is MPKPSAKPVRRATTTKTPSKGRADLARLRRTSDAEIARTAPPELRALPDDFWQGARVVTPVTKQAISIRLDEDVIAWFRETGPKYQTRINAVLRSYVEQVGAAERPSSRKRRAV
- a CDS encoding NAD(P)H-binding protein, which encodes MRLTVAVIGASGATGRALVASALQRGWRVQAFVREAARLPPDLAARCSVVTGDVMIPGSTHRAVQGADAVIVALGTMPDARSDAARRQPTIPVCSTGTRLIAETMRECAVRRLIVISATSVGESRQTGSFGVGWAVRRVLRDVMNDKEPQDAIIRASDTDWTIVRPVRLTNGAATGKVRAAVGLPWHWWSRISRADVAEFALDCVTSADAVGRAISVSG
- a CDS encoding helix-turn-helix transcriptional regulator, with the translated sequence MRKAKQAALESQGWRVGSAAEFLELTPEEAAVVELKLRLSDALRARRTRMRLSQDAVASRLRSSQSRVAKMEAGDASVSLDLLVRALVGLGATPNDIAKAMQTPKRRAAA